The following are from one region of the uncultured Hyphomonas sp. genome:
- a CDS encoding TetR/AcrR family transcriptional regulator, which produces MTACWEESYQNRMNALSNGAMHKVKMQLFNEGEENHMGEKLVSKTAAKREARISEILACAEKHFSNKGFHGAGISGIAADCGISVGHLYHYFDSKDELILAIVKLEMGRQVESISTFEDLSPENLRIEMAERAAAILSTDDEPFRTVLNFEILAEAQRNPDVASILQQQDAEMRSRFVSILRRAGIDEPETRTELIFTLFSGLSARALRHPEQERAALMEVIKDVILKILGDEPVTVSASCA; this is translated from the coding sequence TTGACGGCGTGTTGGGAGGAGAGCTATCAGAATAGAATGAACGCTCTATCTAATGGTGCGATGCACAAAGTCAAGATGCAGTTGTTTAACGAGGGGGAGGAAAATCATATGGGTGAAAAGCTCGTGTCAAAGACGGCCGCAAAGCGCGAGGCACGCATCAGCGAGATCCTCGCATGTGCCGAAAAACATTTTTCAAACAAGGGTTTCCATGGGGCCGGCATTTCCGGCATCGCGGCGGATTGCGGGATCAGCGTGGGACACCTCTATCACTATTTCGATAGTAAAGATGAATTGATCCTGGCGATCGTAAAATTGGAGATGGGGCGTCAGGTAGAGAGCATCTCGACCTTTGAAGACCTGTCTCCTGAAAATTTGCGGATAGAAATGGCTGAGCGCGCGGCCGCGATTCTCTCAACTGACGATGAGCCATTCCGGACAGTTCTGAACTTTGAAATCCTGGCTGAGGCTCAAAGAAACCCTGACGTTGCGAGTATTCTTCAACAACAGGATGCAGAGATGCGGAGCCGGTTTGTGTCCATACTTCGACGCGCCGGTATCGATGAGCCGGAAACGCGGACGGAACTGATCTTTACCCTCTTTTCCGGCCTCTCGGCGCGGGCCCTGCGGCATCCGGAGCAGGAGCGGGCGGCATTGATGGAAGTCATTAAGGACGTGATCCTGAAAATTCTTGGCGACGAGCCTGTGACGGTGAGCGCATCCTGTGCGTGA
- a CDS encoding efflux RND transporter periplasmic adaptor subunit, producing MQTVTKSMQALLLATTLVLAACGGDTSGQQAAAPPAPVVETMTVRLTDVPNVIELSGRARAYAEAEIRPQVTGIITARLFKEGDTVKKGQALYQIDAAEYSAAVRSAEAALTRAEATAAVARETAARFERLASINAVSEQEYDQAVASASQADADIGIQKAALDRARIDLARTRISSPIEGRIGRSSVTQGALVTQNQPEPLARVLQTNPIYVDLTVASARILSWRQQIADGEIATTDQNTIPVDIILGDETPYPQAGDLEFSEVNVEESAGTVAVRVVVPNPEDMILPGMFVRAKFIAGYYENVATLPQSVVSRTPTGDATVMVVDKDGTVRQRRITVEQNSDNTWTVLSGLNAGEQVATANLQSIRDGMKVQPNPASEQTSAAKDTRGGSK from the coding sequence ATGCAGACCGTCACGAAGAGCATGCAAGCACTCTTGCTCGCCACGACCCTCGTGCTCGCCGCTTGCGGTGGTGACACGTCCGGGCAGCAAGCCGCCGCCCCTCCCGCACCCGTCGTCGAGACCATGACGGTCCGGCTGACCGACGTGCCCAATGTGATTGAATTGTCCGGACGGGCCCGCGCCTATGCCGAGGCGGAGATCCGTCCGCAGGTCACCGGCATCATCACCGCCCGCCTGTTCAAGGAAGGCGACACGGTCAAGAAAGGCCAGGCGCTCTACCAGATTGACGCCGCTGAATATTCAGCCGCTGTTCGCAGCGCCGAAGCCGCCCTTACGCGCGCCGAGGCCACGGCCGCGGTTGCCCGCGAAACGGCAGCACGCTTCGAACGGCTGGCCAGCATCAATGCGGTCAGCGAACAGGAATACGACCAGGCCGTTGCCTCTGCCAGCCAGGCGGATGCAGACATCGGCATTCAGAAAGCCGCGCTCGACCGCGCGCGCATTGATCTGGCGCGCACCAGGATCTCTTCCCCAATTGAAGGCCGTATTGGCCGCTCGTCCGTTACGCAGGGCGCTCTCGTGACGCAGAACCAGCCGGAACCGCTCGCCCGTGTCCTGCAGACCAATCCGATCTATGTCGACCTGACAGTGGCCAGCGCACGCATCCTTAGCTGGCGCCAGCAGATTGCGGACGGAGAAATTGCAACCACCGACCAGAACACAATCCCCGTCGACATCATTCTGGGCGATGAGACCCCCTACCCCCAGGCAGGCGACCTCGAATTCAGTGAAGTGAATGTTGAAGAGAGCGCCGGTACCGTGGCCGTGCGGGTTGTCGTTCCCAATCCCGAAGACATGATCCTGCCAGGCATGTTCGTCCGGGCGAAGTTCATTGCCGGATACTACGAGAACGTGGCGACCCTGCCTCAGTCTGTGGTTTCCCGCACGCCCACGGGCGATGCCACCGTCATGGTCGTGGACAAGGACGGAACGGTCCGACAGAGACGGATCACCGTTGAGCAGAATTCTGACAACACCTGGACGGTTCTGAGTGGCCTGAATGCCGGAGAACAGGTCGCCACAGCGAACCTGCAATCCATTCGCGACGGCATGAAGGTACAACCCAACCCTGCCAGCGAGCAGACCTCCGCCGCGAAAGATACCCGCGGCGGATCGAAATAA
- the wrbA gene encoding NAD(P)H:quinone oxidoreductase — translation MANVLIAFYSRDGSTEALARAVSEGAQRAGGDVRLRRVRELVDDATMGMVPGWKDAAHQMNAVHEAPTVEDADWADAIILGSPTRFGLLASELKAFIDSLGGLWFQGKLAGKVGSSFTSSSSLHGGNEINNLTMFVPMAHFGMIIVPPGYADPAMFKAGTPYGASSVSYGGSKALPTDDDLASARFQGKRVVEVAKSLAPA, via the coding sequence ATGGCGAACGTTCTGATTGCTTTCTATTCGCGGGACGGTTCGACGGAGGCGTTGGCCCGGGCAGTATCCGAGGGGGCCCAAAGGGCAGGTGGCGACGTCAGGCTGCGGCGGGTTCGTGAATTGGTCGACGACGCGACAATGGGAATGGTCCCCGGTTGGAAAGATGCGGCGCATCAGATGAATGCCGTCCATGAGGCGCCGACGGTTGAAGATGCTGATTGGGCAGACGCGATAATTCTTGGTTCTCCAACCCGCTTTGGACTGCTCGCGTCGGAACTCAAGGCTTTCATCGACAGCCTTGGCGGACTTTGGTTCCAGGGCAAGCTGGCGGGGAAAGTCGGGTCGTCTTTCACGTCGTCTTCCAGTCTTCATGGCGGCAATGAAATCAACAATCTCACCATGTTTGTCCCCATGGCGCATTTTGGCATGATTATCGTGCCTCCGGGATATGCCGATCCAGCGATGTTCAAGGCGGGCACGCCTTATGGGGCATCGTCTGTTTCGTATGGCGGCAGCAAAGCGCTGCCGACAGATGATGATCTCGCGTCGGCCCGGTTCCAAGGCAAACGCGTGGTCGAAGTTGCCAAGTCACTGGCGCCCGCCTGA
- a CDS encoding helix-turn-helix domain-containing protein: MAETVSNKRAIADKSSMKPDESQLQDPFLMWQFLRAFIWLDKGLQQNMESRGWSPLSRTESQVMLLVSVGIVRPIEVARNLGLTRQAINQTLSQLVDKQLVKLDEDPCDKRCKIVRLAREGNSMRRDAVSILRSLEDELARRGGRRTLDMLYKMEDWNWDAPPIFDES, encoded by the coding sequence ATGGCTGAAACTGTCTCAAACAAGAGGGCGATTGCAGATAAATCGTCGATGAAACCGGACGAGTCCCAGCTTCAGGACCCTTTCCTGATGTGGCAATTCCTGCGTGCCTTCATCTGGTTGGACAAGGGCCTTCAGCAAAATATGGAATCCCGGGGATGGTCGCCGCTGTCCCGTACAGAATCACAGGTCATGTTGCTTGTTTCGGTCGGGATTGTCCGGCCGATCGAAGTTGCCCGCAATCTGGGTTTGACGCGGCAGGCCATCAATCAGACGCTCTCGCAGCTGGTAGACAAGCAACTCGTCAAACTGGACGAAGATCCTTGCGACAAGCGATGCAAGATTGTCCGGCTTGCCCGGGAAGGGAATTCCATGCGACGGGACGCTGTCAGCATTTTGCGGAGCCTCGAGGACGAACTCGCCCGTCGTGGCGGTCGCAGAACACTCGACATGCTCTACAAAATGGAGGACTGGAATTGGGACGCGCCGCCCATATTCGACGAGTCCTGA